A window of Limosilactobacillus sp. WILCCON 0051 genomic DNA:
TAAAATCAATCTCCTGGATGGCTAATTGATTGGCAACGACAGCATAGCAGTCATCGGGAATCCGCTGGGCAACCCAGTAGTGACCAGCGCCAGTCTCAAGATACCAGGCCTCGTCATCGTCGGCAAACAGAATGCCATTGGTTTCGCCAGTTCCGTACTTGGCAACCAGTTCGCCAAGTCTTTGCACCCCTTCGCGAGCAGTCTTGACGTATGGCAAAACGACCGTAACCATAGCCTCTTCGTTTAAGCCTTCTTTAACGAGTGGATCATAGCCTAACACCAGATCGTTGGAATAGGCGCTTTCGGTTGCACTCATGGCCACACCGTATTCATTGATGCCGGCTTCTTCAAACAGGCCGTACTTGTCGGTCCATTCTGGCGTTGCCGTATAGCGAGCACTGATCTTAGGCAGCGTCAGCTCAAGTTTGGTATCTTTAGAGACGAATTGAGATGGCATCTCGCCGCGCGCGTGAACAACCAGGCGTTTTGGCCAGGCTGCCTTGGCATCTTCATTGCGGCCGATCATGATTGAGCCATCGCGACTGGCCTTTTTACCAATCAGAATGCTGGTACATGCCGATAGTTTTTGTGACATTTTCAGGTCCCCTTATTTGGATTTTGTAACTTCATGTATTTATTTTAACCCAAACAATCAATAAAATTAAACAAAAAGTGGAGGAAATTAAATAATGGAACAGCTTTCAATGTTTATTATTATGTTTTCAGCCCTGCTGATTCCAATATTGATGGCGCGCTTTAAGGTTGCCAGCGTACCTACCGCGGTGGCCGAGATTATCGTAGGCATCATTTTGGGGAAAAGCGGTTTTAATCTGGTCGTGCAGACCCGTGACCTGACTTTTTTATCGAGTCTGGGCGTGATCGTCTTGATGTTTTTGTCAGGGATGGAGATCAACTTCAGTCTGTTTAAAAAGCGGCCTGGGGCACCCAAAGACAAAAAGTCGCCGGTTAATCTGGCGGTTGCCTCATTTGTCGGCATTATGCTGACGGCGTTTATTCTCGGAATGGCATTGAAGGCAACGGGGATGTTCAATGACGTTCTGCTGGCGACGATCATCTTCTCAACGGTGGCGCTTGGCGTAGTGATTGCCACGCTGAAGGAAAAAGAAATCCTCAGCCGGCCGATGGGACAGACGATTCTTTTGACGGCGGTCTTAGGCGAGGTCGTTCCCATGCTTTCACTGACGGTATATGCCTCAATCAACGGCGGCAATGCTGAGCGCTTATGGATGATCGTGCTGCTGTTTTTGGCAGCGATTCTGCTGCTGCATCGTTTCAGACAGCCATTTATCTGGTTTAACAAGGTTACCAAAGCAACAACGCAGCTGGACATTCGATTGGCTTTCTTTCTGATCTTTACGCTGGTGACGCTGGCAGAGACGGTGGGAGCCGAAAACATCCTGGGCGCCTTTTTAGCCGGGATGGTAATGAAGCTGCTGGAGCCAAGTGAGGCTACGCAAGACAAACTCACCTCAATTGGTTACGGCTTTTTCATCCCGATCTTCTTTTTGATGACCGGTGTCAAATTGAATTTGCGCACGCTGCTGACCAATCCGCGTGCCCTGGCGCTGATTCCGGTACTGGTAGTCTGCTTTGTTTTGGCAAAGATTGCGCCAATGCTGGTCTTTCGGCAGCGCTTCAACGGGCGGAATGCATTTGCTGGCGGTTTCCTGCTGGTTACGACGATTACCCTGGTTCTGCCAACGCTGCAGGTCGCGCGCAATCTGCATGCCATTACCGCGACACAGTCAGATGCCTTTGTCTTGGCGGCAGTAATCGTCTGCATTATTGCACCGATCGTCTTTAACTCGGTCTACCGTCTCGCGCCAGAAGACAAGCTCAAACAGCGCGTCGTCTTTTTGGGTACGAACGTCTTCAGTGTTCCCGTCGCCCAGCAGCTGTCGCGTAACTGGTATGAGGTAAGAATGGTTACGGACAGTCAGGACAACTATAAAACCTATGACAGTGAAGTTAAAAATCTGACCTATCTGCCGGAACTAAGCGAGGCCGCCTTAGAAAAGGGCAAGTTTTTTGACTGTGACATTATGGCGATTGACTACCTGGATGATGCCAAGAATTTCCGGCTGGCTAAACTTGCCAAAGCGCATCACGTCAACCGCGTAATTGCCGGTCAAAATCAGCGCAATCTGGATGAGGACCAGCGCAACAAGCTGCAAAAGATAGGGGTTGAGATCTTTAATGTCTACAACGTACAAACCAGTGTCTTACGGGCTTTGATCGAATCGCCATCCATTATGACGATGCTTAACAGTACCGAAGCCGGGCTTTATGAAGTCGTAGTCCGCAATCGCCGCTATACTGGTCAGCAATTGCAGGCCCTGCCGTTTATTGATCAGATGACGGTCAGTCGAATTCGCCGTGGGACGCAATGGCTGATTCCACATGGGACGACGGTGATCGAGCCTGGCGACCACTTGATTTTTACCAGTAAAGCCAGTGACGTTGCCAATATTCGTGCTGAACTGCGCAAACGCAACTAAGCTAAATCAAAAACAGTGCCATGGCAGGCTGATGATCAAGCCTGCAGCGGCACTGTTTTTATATTGCTGAAATCGGCTGGCAACGAGATGCTGGTTTGATTATTTCTGCTCAAATAACAGAGCACAGATAATCATAACGGCAGCCAGACCCCAGGCAACTGCTTTAAAGATTCGCAGTCCTTTAGGCGTAGTCTTGATTTCTGGATGATGATTCCAGTACATTGGCATTAAAACGGCCAGCAGCACACAGCCGGTTGCAATTATCCAAAACATATCATTCACCTCACGTAGTTTCACAAAAACTTTACCATAAAATCAGCAGTAATTGATAATCATTAATCATTTTTGGCCAATTCGCGATTGATAAAGCCTTACTTCAAAAGGTGGTCGTTAATTAATGGGGCAATTAATTGCACTAAACGGCGAAAATCGATAAACTAGGATACGTTTGCAAGATTTCATGCTGTGGGGGAATTTGATGGAAAAAACATATATCGTTGCTGCCCGGCGAACGCCAATCGGCAAATTTGGCAAGTCTTTAGCCGGTGTTTCTGCCGTCGAGCTTGGAGCAGCCGCAATCGCAGCCGTCGTCAAAGACAGCGGCGTAACCAAGGAGGCCGTTGATCAGGTTTTAATGGGTAACGTGATTCAAGCCGGGACTGGCCAGAATCCAGCTCGTCAGGCCGCGATCAAGGCAGGCCTAGACTATGCCACGCCTGCAATTACGATTAATGATGTCTGCGGCTCAGGTCTGTCCAGTGTCAGTCTGGCAGCCGGTCTGATTCAATCAAATCAGGCCCGCATTGTGATTGCTGGTGGGATGGAAAGCATGTCGCGAGCACCGTATATCTTAAATCAGGCTCGTGGCGGCTATCGTTTTGGTGATGGTCAGCTGATTGATGCCCTGCAAAAGGATGCCTTGATCGATGTCGAAAACGGCTATCCAATGGGAATTACCGCGGAAAACGTGGCCAATCTTGACCGAATCAGTCGTCAAGAACAAGACGAGTTTGCCTTGCACAGTCACCAAAAAGCAGTGGCGGCACAAACCAGTCATGCCTTTGATCGCGAAATCGTCCCAGTCGAGGTTCAGACTCGCAAAGGGACTACGATCGTTAAAAAAGATGAGGCACCGCGCGCGGACACATCAATTGAAGCACTGCAGAAATTAAAGCCGGCTTTTGCCAGTGAAGGAACGGTTACAGCGGGGAATGCCTCGGGACTTAACGATGGGGCAGCGGCCGTCATGCTGGCTTCTGAATCGGCAGTCAGGGAATATGGGCTGCAGCCGTTAGCAGAGTGGAAGGCGGCAACCCTGGTCGGTATTGATCCGGCATACATGGGATTGGGACCGGCCTATGCAATTGAAAAACTATTTAACGAGACGGGGATCAGCAGAGAAGATGTTGATCTGTATGAAATCAACGAAGCCTTTGCCTCACAATCAGTTGCCTGTCTGCGGCGACTCAAGCTGGACGAACGGTGCGTCAATCCACGTGGCGGGGCAATTGCTCTGGGTCATCCGGTGGGCTGCTCGGGAACGCGGATCTTGGTAACGCTGATTCATGAAATGCAGGATCTTGATGCCCAGACCGGGATTGCCAGTCTGTGCATTGGTGGCGGCATGGGCGTGGCCTGTCTGGTTGAAAAAGCGTAATAAAGATAGAGCTTAAAACAGCCGACGCGTTATCGACGAGTCTGGCTGTTTTTTAGTTGATTATGGTTTGGCGGTCAAATGTATCTTGATTTAGCAAAATTACGATCAGAAGTAATAATTGGCGCGGATTAGGCATTGGTAAAGGGATGAAAAAATAGTAAAATATTATCTTAGATGCAAAGTTTTGAGAGGATTTTGATTATGAAAAAGTCGCGATGGATTGATTTTGGCGTTGTCTGCGGTTTGTTTTTTCTGGCTTTCATGTTTGCCGTTTTGCGTCATGATTCCCAGATCAAGACTATGGACCAGGCTGGGTTTGCTTTAACGCTGCCAATTACCGCCGTGAAGACTCGCGCCATGCTTTTTATCACCGCATTAGGCTCGCCCCAGTTTCTAGGGCCGGTAACGCTGGTAATGATGCTGATTTTATGGTGGAAAAAACAGCTTGGCAGCAGCATGTGGTATGGCGCGATGCAGTTTGTGGGCTATCTGCTGGTAATTTTCTTTAAGACCAGCGTAATGCGGCCACGTCCCGCTCATCGATTAGAAAAGATCGGCGGCTACAGCTTTCCCAGCGGTCATACCTTTGCAACCGTAATTTTTGTCCTAACGATTTTGGCTTTGCTTTGGCCGCACCTCAAGTCAAACTGGAGCCGACTGCTTGGCGGGATGCTTGGCGTCTGCTGGATCTTGCTGATTATGTATTCGCGCGTCTATCTGCACGTTCACTATGCCAGTGACGTCTGGGCCGGCTTGCTGCTGGCGCTTTGCTGGTGGCTGATTGCCAATTCGCAAAAAGAACGCTTTATGAATTGGCTTGCCGAAATTCAAAAATAATTACTGATCACTCTTGTCAAATCTGTAAAAATTCGCTATACTAGTTAGCGTTGACTTATGGAGAGTTGGCAGAGTGGTAATGCACCGGACTCGAAATCCGGCGAACCCGTGTTGAGCGGGCGCGCAGGTTCAAATCCTGTACTCTCCTTTTTCAGAGACATCTATAACTGACTAGAAACCCCAAAGCCTTGATATGATAGGTTTTGGGGTTTTAGTAATTATTGGAAATTAAAAAGTTGGGATACCTGATAGACACCTAATATGGTTATTCAAAATCAGGGACTGTTTTGGGAGCCCTTGCAGAATTTATTCATTAATTAGTTTAAGGGCTAAAGTCTAAAAGCACAGAATCGCGAAATCTTACCGCCGTTCTGTGCTTTTTGCTCTAAAACAGAAAAATGCAATTGTTCATTAACAACAATGCCAGTCTGAGCTGCTTTTTTGGACGATTTCTGCACATTTTAGTTAATCTGATTCATCAATAGACAGATCGGCAATCTGAACTTGTTCCAATATTTTGTAAGCGCTATACTAAACGTATGAACTGATGTTATCGCTTTCGCAAGGATTATTTTACACTGGAGGGGTTTTTATGTATTATTCCAACGGTAATTATGAAGCATTTGCACGTCCTCGCAAGCCTGAGGGAATCGAACAGAAACACGCCTATATTATTGGCGGGGGACTGGCTGGTTTGGCAGCGGCCGTCTTCATGGTTCGTGATGCTCAGATGCCTGGCGAAAACATTCATATCTTAGAAGAGCTGCCGGTTGCGGGTGGCTCATTGGATGGCGAGAAGCGTCCTGGCGTTGGGTATGTCATTCGGGGTGGCCGTGAAATGGAAAACCACTTTGAATGTCTCTGGGATATGTACCGCTCAATTCCTTCACTGGAGATTCCAGGCGCTTCTTATCTGGATGAATACTACTGGCTGGACAAGGATGATCCCAACTCGTCAAACTGCCGCCTGATTCATAATCGCGGTGATCGGGTACCTAGTGATGGCAAGTATGGTGTCGAGAAGTTTTCAAAATATATCGTCAAGCTGGTTTTGACTTCAGAAGATGAATTAGAGGGCAAAACGATTGGCGACTGGTTCCCAGATGAATTCTTCGACACCAATTTCTGGATGTACTGGTCAACCATGTTTGCCTTTGAAAAGTGGCACTCCTTGATTGAAATGCGGCGCTACTGCATGCGCTATATTCACCATATTGATGGCCTGCCAACGCTGAGTGCCCTGAAATTCAATAAATACAACCAGTATGAGTCAATGACTAAGCCAGTCTTGGCATATCTGCAGGATCACAACGTCGACATTCAATACGACACCGTGGTCAACAATGTTTTGGTTGATACCAGCAATGACAAGAAGATTGCCAAAAAGATTCTGCTGACCAAGGATGGCAAGGATGAAGAAATCGTCTTGACTGACAACGATTATGTCTTTGTTACCAATGGCTCAATTACCGAGAGTTCAACTTATGGCGATCAGAACACGCCGGCACCGATCACGCACAGCTTAGGGCCTAGTTGGAAACTGTGGGAGAATCTTTCCTATCAGGATGCCGATTTTGGTCACCCCGATGTCTTCTGCAAGAACGTTCCCGACCGTGCCTGGTTCATCTCGGCTACGGCAACGCTCAAGAACCGCAAGCTGGCGCCATACTTTGAACGGCTGACCAAGCGCAGTCTTTATGATGGCAAGGTCAATACTGGTGGGATCATCACGGTTACCGACTCGAACTGGATGCTGAGCTTTACGATTCACAGACAGCCGCACTTTAAGGACCAAAAGCCGGATGAAACGGTTGTCTGGATCTACGCACTTTATTCCGACACGGAAGGCAACTACATCAAGAAACGGGTCGTGGACTGCTCAGGCAAAGAGATCACTGAAGAATTGCTCTACCACCTGGGCGTTCCGGTTGACGATATTGAAGGCTATGCGGAAAACGACGTCAATACCGTACCAGTCTACATGCCTTACGTTACCAGCTACTTCCAGCTGCGTAAAAAGGGTGATCGGCCGGCAGTCGTGCCAAAGGGGTCGCAAAACCTGGCCTTTTTGGGCAACTTTGCCGAATCGCCAACCCGCGACACGGTCTTTACCACGGAATACTCGGTTCGGACCGCGATGGAAGCTGTCTACACGCTCTTTAACGTTGATCGCGGCGTTCCAGAAGTCTTTGATTCCGTCTTTGACATTCGCCAAGAGCTGCGGGCACTGTACTACTTAAGCGACAAGAAGACGTTGCCGGAGATGGATCTGCCGGTGCCAAAGCTGGCTGCCAAGACCGCGCTGCGCAAACTGAAGGGAACCTGGATCGAAGAAATTCTCAAAGAGCAGCACCTGCTTGAATGATTGAAGCAATTTATATAACCAGAACGTCAAAAGACCACCAGCACTGATCTGCGGGTGGTCTTTTGCTATTGAGTAAATAAATTAAGCTAAATGATCAGACTTATGGCTGCTGATTGAGTAGACTAGTCGTGATGAATCAAGCGGACGCGGGTGATGGCATCGACTTGGCTTAACCGGTCAATCACTTTTTGTGCGGTTGCCGGCGTGAGGCTCGAAACGTCCAGCATCGTATAGGCATAGCCGCCTCGCGAACGGTTGACCAGATTTTCAATGTTGATGCCTTCATCGGCCATAAACGTCGAAATCTGCCCCAGCATGTTAGGGATGTTTTGGTGAATCAAGGTAAAACGATCCGGGCTGGCAAACGGTGCGGCTACATCTGGCAGGTTGACCGAGTTTTTGATGTTGCCGGTTTCCAGATAGGTCATGATTTCATGAGCCGCAATCTGCGCGCACTTGACTTCGGCTTCAACCGTCGAGCCCCCGATATGCGGCATGATGACGATATCAGGATTATTCAGAATCTGAGCCTCGCTAAAATCAGTGTAGTATTTTTTCAGCGTACCGTCAGCCAGGGCTTTTACGGCAGCGGTATTGTCAACGATTCCCAGTCGCGAGTAGTTAAGCAAAACGGCGCCGTGCTTGAAGTGCTTTAATTCTTCCGTGCCGATCAGTCCAGTGGTTTCTTCGTTTTTAGGAACGTGAACCGTCACGAAATCAGCGTCCTTAATGGCATCAGTGATCGTTTGCGCACGCTTGACCTGACTATCCAGCTGCCAGGCCGATTCAACGGAAAGATATGGATCATAGCCGATAACGTCCATGCCCAGATCAACGGCAGCGTTGGCAACCAGCGAGCCCACGTGTCCCATGCCAATAACGGCGATGCGCTTGCCCAAGAGCTCAGTCCCGTTGAAGCTGGTCTTCTGTTTTTCGGTTCGCAGCGTAATATCGGCACCAGGCTTGGCGTTGGCACTCCATTGTACGGCAGCGATGATGTTCCGGCTGGCCATGATCATCGAGGCGACGACCAGTTCCTTGACGGCGTTGGAATTGCCGCCGGGCGTGTTGAAGACGACCGTGCCGTTTGCCAGTGCCTTGTCCAAGGGGATGTTGTTAAAACCGGCCCCACAGCGCGCGATGACTTTCAGACTCTTGGGAAATTCATGATCATGCATATCCACGCTGCGAATCATGTAGGCATCCGGCTGCGCCTCGGGATTGTTGATCTGATAGTCAGCCGTAAATTCATCAAGTCCGGCTTGGGCAATAGCGTTATACGTTTTGATCTGATACATGAAAGATTCCTCCTAGCGATTCTCTTTTTCAAACTGCTGCATAAAGTCGCATAGAGCCGCGACGCCTTCATATGGCATGGCGTTGTAGATGCTTGCCCGCATGCCGCCAACGAGCCGGTGACCTTTTAGATTCAATAGACCGTGTTTTTGGGATTCTTTGATGAATTTGGCATCCAGCTCGCTGTTGCCGGTTACGAATGGCACGTTCATTAACGAGCGATAACGAGGATCGACGTTGTTTTTAAACAGCTTGGAGTTATCCAGACAATCGTACAGCAGCTGAGCCTTCTTACGGTTACGGGCATCCATGGCCTTGAGACCGCCTTGCTCATCGATCCACTTTAAGACCAGGCCCGCCACATAGATCTGAAAGACGGGCGGCGTGTTGAGCGCGGACTTTTTAGCAGCCTGTTTGGTGTAGTCGAGCATGCTTGGCAGTCCCTTGACATGACCCAGCAGCGATTTTTTCAGAATTACGATCGTGACGCCAGCGGGAGCCAGGTTCTTTTGCGCCCCGGCATACATCAGGTCGAATTTTTCAAACGGGTAGTCTTGACCCAAGAAGTTGGAAGAAAGGTCGCCAACCAGCGGCGTTCCATCAGTTTCCGGCAGTTTTTGCCAAGCCGTGCCCATGATGGTGTTGTTGGTCGTGATGTGTACGTAGTCATAGGTATCTTGGGGAATGGCCGGTACTTTTGGCAGCGTGGTGTAGTGCTGATCTTTGGAAGAGGCCAAAACGTCAGCCTGAACGCCGTTGATCAAGCGTGCTTCCTCAACGGCGCGTTCTGACCAGTGACCAGTATCGATATAGGCGGCGTGATGGTGCTGATAGGCAAGGTTCAATGGTACGGCCGTAAATTGCGTGGTACCGCCGCCCTGCATGAACAAGACGTCATATTCCTGATCATCCAGATTCATTAATTTGTAGATGCGAGCTTTGGCATCCTCATAAACGTCGACGAACAGCTGGGAACGGTGCGAGATTTCCAGAATGCTCATGCCAGAATTGTTGAAGTCTAATAATTCGGCCTGAACTTTTTTCAAGACTTCTTTGGGCAGCACAGCGGGACCAGCAGCAAAATTATAGACAGTCATTGTCATTCCTCCAAATCTTAAACTAAAAAAGCACCCACTTGATTAAGTGAGTGCCCTTCAAATTCAGTTTTGGATTTGAATTGACCTCACTTATCGCGAAGGCCAACGCAAAATATGGCCTTCTAAATCAAGGAAGACCATGATGAGGAAACCATCAGTGCAAATTCAAAATTATTCAACAGCATGTTCAGTTCCCTCCTCATCAAATTATTATTTATCGTTAACAAAATTATAATCTGATTGCAAAAAAACGTCAATAATAAATTTGATTCTGGTATAATGACCAAAAACCAAAGTCGAAAGGAAAAGAATATGACCGAATTTTATATCGTTCGCCATGGTCGCACCTTTGCCAATGCGGCCGGGCTTAAGCAGGGAACCATTAATACGCCGCAGACCTATCTGACTGATGAGGGACGGGCGCAGGCGCAGCTTTTGGCCCAGAATTTTGATCTGCGTGATTTTGACGCGCTTTATGTTTCGCCTTTGGAGCGTACCAAGCAGACCGCGGCAATTCTAAATGAGGAGGCACAGCTGCCAGTCATCGAAGACAGGCGGTTACTGGAGATTTCTTATGGCGACTGGGATGGCCGGCCCAATGATGATCTGATGAATCAATATCCAGAATTGTTTTCGACGTTTGTCAAGGATGTGCGCCCTGAATATGCTGCCGTTGCTCATGGCGAGACGTTTGCGCATGTTGAAGAGCGCGTTCAGAACTTTATTAAAGACGTTACGGCTCAGCATCCCGACGAGCGAGTCGTAGTCGTTACGCATGGCTTTACGGTCCGCTCGTTTGCTGCCAGTGCCACGCATGCGCCAGGCTTGACGATTCTGGAGCCGGAAAACTGCAGCGTTACTAAACTGATTGTTGAACCCAACACGCTTGAGCAGCATCT
This region includes:
- a CDS encoding cation:proton antiporter, producing the protein MEQLSMFIIMFSALLIPILMARFKVASVPTAVAEIIVGIILGKSGFNLVVQTRDLTFLSSLGVIVLMFLSGMEINFSLFKKRPGAPKDKKSPVNLAVASFVGIMLTAFILGMALKATGMFNDVLLATIIFSTVALGVVIATLKEKEILSRPMGQTILLTAVLGEVVPMLSLTVYASINGGNAERLWMIVLLFLAAILLLHRFRQPFIWFNKVTKATTQLDIRLAFFLIFTLVTLAETVGAENILGAFLAGMVMKLLEPSEATQDKLTSIGYGFFIPIFFLMTGVKLNLRTLLTNPRALALIPVLVVCFVLAKIAPMLVFRQRFNGRNAFAGGFLLVTTITLVLPTLQVARNLHAITATQSDAFVLAAVIVCIIAPIVFNSVYRLAPEDKLKQRVVFLGTNVFSVPVAQQLSRNWYEVRMVTDSQDNYKTYDSEVKNLTYLPELSEAALEKGKFFDCDIMAIDYLDDAKNFRLAKLAKAHHVNRVIAGQNQRNLDEDQRNKLQKIGVEIFNVYNVQTSVLRALIESPSIMTMLNSTEAGLYEVVVRNRRYTGQQLQALPFIDQMTVSRIRRGTQWLIPHGTTVIEPGDHLIFTSKASDVANIRAELRKRN
- a CDS encoding acetyl-CoA C-acetyltransferase gives rise to the protein MEKTYIVAARRTPIGKFGKSLAGVSAVELGAAAIAAVVKDSGVTKEAVDQVLMGNVIQAGTGQNPARQAAIKAGLDYATPAITINDVCGSGLSSVSLAAGLIQSNQARIVIAGGMESMSRAPYILNQARGGYRFGDGQLIDALQKDALIDVENGYPMGITAENVANLDRISRQEQDEFALHSHQKAVAAQTSHAFDREIVPVEVQTRKGTTIVKKDEAPRADTSIEALQKLKPAFASEGTVTAGNASGLNDGAAAVMLASESAVREYGLQPLAEWKAATLVGIDPAYMGLGPAYAIEKLFNETGISREDVDLYEINEAFASQSVACLRRLKLDERCVNPRGGAIALGHPVGCSGTRILVTLIHEMQDLDAQTGIASLCIGGGMGVACLVEKA
- a CDS encoding phosphatase PAP2 family protein: MKKSRWIDFGVVCGLFFLAFMFAVLRHDSQIKTMDQAGFALTLPITAVKTRAMLFITALGSPQFLGPVTLVMMLILWWKKQLGSSMWYGAMQFVGYLLVIFFKTSVMRPRPAHRLEKIGGYSFPSGHTFATVIFVLTILALLWPHLKSNWSRLLGGMLGVCWILLIMYSRVYLHVHYASDVWAGLLLALCWWLIANSQKERFMNWLAEIQK
- a CDS encoding oleate hydratase; protein product: MYYSNGNYEAFARPRKPEGIEQKHAYIIGGGLAGLAAAVFMVRDAQMPGENIHILEELPVAGGSLDGEKRPGVGYVIRGGREMENHFECLWDMYRSIPSLEIPGASYLDEYYWLDKDDPNSSNCRLIHNRGDRVPSDGKYGVEKFSKYIVKLVLTSEDELEGKTIGDWFPDEFFDTNFWMYWSTMFAFEKWHSLIEMRRYCMRYIHHIDGLPTLSALKFNKYNQYESMTKPVLAYLQDHNVDIQYDTVVNNVLVDTSNDKKIAKKILLTKDGKDEEIVLTDNDYVFVTNGSITESSTYGDQNTPAPITHSLGPSWKLWENLSYQDADFGHPDVFCKNVPDRAWFISATATLKNRKLAPYFERLTKRSLYDGKVNTGGIITVTDSNWMLSFTIHRQPHFKDQKPDETVVWIYALYSDTEGNYIKKRVVDCSGKEITEELLYHLGVPVDDIEGYAENDVNTVPVYMPYVTSYFQLRKKGDRPAVVPKGSQNLAFLGNFAESPTRDTVFTTEYSVRTAMEAVYTLFNVDRGVPEVFDSVFDIRQELRALYYLSDKKTLPEMDLPVPKLAAKTALRKLKGTWIEEILKEQHLLE
- a CDS encoding phosphoglycerate dehydrogenase, whose translation is MYQIKTYNAIAQAGLDEFTADYQINNPEAQPDAYMIRSVDMHDHEFPKSLKVIARCGAGFNNIPLDKALANGTVVFNTPGGNSNAVKELVVASMIMASRNIIAAVQWSANAKPGADITLRTEKQKTSFNGTELLGKRIAVIGMGHVGSLVANAAVDLGMDVIGYDPYLSVESAWQLDSQVKRAQTITDAIKDADFVTVHVPKNEETTGLIGTEELKHFKHGAVLLNYSRLGIVDNTAAVKALADGTLKKYYTDFSEAQILNNPDIVIMPHIGGSTVEAEVKCAQIAAHEIMTYLETGNIKNSVNLPDVAAPFASPDRFTLIHQNIPNMLGQISTFMADEGINIENLVNRSRGGYAYTMLDVSSLTPATAQKVIDRLSQVDAITRVRLIHHD
- the serC gene encoding 3-phosphoserine/phosphohydroxythreonine transaminase; the protein is MTVYNFAAGPAVLPKEVLKKVQAELLDFNNSGMSILEISHRSQLFVDVYEDAKARIYKLMNLDDQEYDVLFMQGGGTTQFTAVPLNLAYQHHHAAYIDTGHWSERAVEEARLINGVQADVLASSKDQHYTTLPKVPAIPQDTYDYVHITTNNTIMGTAWQKLPETDGTPLVGDLSSNFLGQDYPFEKFDLMYAGAQKNLAPAGVTIVILKKSLLGHVKGLPSMLDYTKQAAKKSALNTPPVFQIYVAGLVLKWIDEQGGLKAMDARNRKKAQLLYDCLDNSKLFKNNVDPRYRSLMNVPFVTGNSELDAKFIKESQKHGLLNLKGHRLVGGMRASIYNAMPYEGVAALCDFMQQFEKENR
- a CDS encoding histidine phosphatase family protein, with the protein product MTEFYIVRHGRTFANAAGLKQGTINTPQTYLTDEGRAQAQLLAQNFDLRDFDALYVSPLERTKQTAAILNEEAQLPVIEDRRLLEISYGDWDGRPNDDLMNQYPELFSTFVKDVRPEYAAVAHGETFAHVEERVQNFIKDVTAQHPDERVVVVTHGFTVRSFAASATHAPGLTILEPENCSVTKLIVEPNTLEQHLIYYNRSTQGF